The DNA window TGTAATTACAATGTTCATTGCAGCAAAACTCACACCCAATATCCTCTCTTTATTTAACCTGCAAGTGTTTACTTCCTTTCCATCACCCACTCGTTTCAAAAATAAAGATCTCTGTTCTTGGAACATAATATGATTGGACAGCAGGGGGCGTGGTTACACAGATTTCTGCTaatttttacaacaacaaaaaatgtggtTCAGAAATAATTATGATGAATGCAGAATAATACAGAATGGTTTTATTCCATTGTTGGTGctgaaacatgaaaatataacTGCAGCATaaggaaacaaaaaaaatctaaagatgcATATGTATAAATTCacacaacaaattcaaacatattATAAAACGAATTTGTTCACCAGTGTCATTAAGTGAAAATTCACATAAACAGCTTTCGAAAAATAATGTTATGTTGGTCCTCATTGCCAAACACAACTTCCATTCAATGTTTCATAACAACACAACAAAGTATGTGTATCACAGTGTGAACGCTACACATAAACAGTTATACAGTAGTCATTAAGTGCTTTTGAGTCTATATTTTGATTCACTTTCTAGAATCACATTTGtttatatccattttttttttttatccaactcCTAAGTACTTAAACAGTGACAGTAAAGGAATATtagaaacactttacaataatattcaaTTTTGTTAACATGGTTAATAAAGTAGGTATCactaactaacaatgaataatcCTTTTTATTCCTTATGCATACAGCATGTGTATGcatatgttaatttataaatctGCTGTATTgttcaatgtttaatttatactATAAtctcctttaaaaataaaactgtattagtAGATGCAGAAATaacattacagtaatattaataaatggctTACATAGTTCCTTGCTAGTTCAAAttgaaccttattataaagtgttaacaaaAAGTCTTCTTTTGATTAATATACAACAAGGCATGAGCCTGATGCCAGTGCCAGTGACcagttaaagggatggttcacccgaACAGAaagctctgtcatcatttactcaccctcatgtcgctccGAATCTGCATGTCAgtgacaaaagaagatatttggaaacATGTCTTGCCATTTTCTCTCAATGTAATTCACTGATGTTTAGAAAAATTTTATTGTATGGACTATTTTTTGAAGATTTGGAAGGACAAGAGGGTAAAAAAATGATGACAGTGTTTTAATTTTATGTGAACTATTCTCTACTATTAATAATGCTTGAGCTGTTCATTTTTGCAAATCCAGTGAATCTGGTGCCTGGTTAAGTAACCCATACATGTCCAAACCAGTGCTCTAAAAACCAGTTGCAGCAGTAATCGCTGAGAGAGTCTGTGTAGCCACAGTACGCAAGGCAAACGTGGGCACAGAGAGATCCATGAGGAGGAAGAGCTGGTGTTGGGAACTCTGCAGGCCATAACACTTACACTCATCTGTGACAAGGTAACACTGCACAGGGACGTGGGTAAAACCCTGAGAGAAATCCTCTGAGGTAGTCAAGGCTGACGAAACTGATGCCTCCTGAGGGTTAAAATATCGAGTCATGGCAAACGTATAAAAAAGACGGAGGAGCTCCAAGCGCCTGCCTGACGAGAGGAGAGGCGTAGCCTCCGAAGGAGCGCCACTGCGAACCCGAGGGCAGACGGTGACGGCACGGCGAGATTCACGGTTGATGAGGAGAAGCGCCTGGATGTCCCAGCGAAGGCTAACAGACGGGGGAAGAGTAGAATGTTTGGCCTGCTCCAAACAGCTACGCAGGTTCTCCACAAAAGTGGACCAAAAACGACCGATAAGCTCATTCTCTGCCTTGTATAAAGAGGGTTTGGGGCCACAGAGGACACACACGTGAACTCCAGGCAGTAGTTGGAAACTGAGTAAGCGAATTGCGACGGTAGGACTTCCTTGGGGAAGGAAGACGGGGTAGTCACATGAAGATGCGCCGGAGAGCGAGTGCACCAAGACTGAGAGCACAACAACTTCCTGGGACGACAGTCGAGACCACCACTTCTCCGTGGCCTGTGCCACACGGCCGTGCACCAGCAGACAGCCAAATTCACTCTCCGCTGCTTGTGTAAAGGAGTCTAGGGCTTCCTGAAGCAAGCCTGAGTTGGAGAGAAGCAAACAGTCAGCGCACTGCGTCAGATCTCCCATAAATCCCTGTTCGTCACTGACGCGCTCCAGGAGTAGGTCAATCAGGCGGTAGCATGAACGCAACTCCCGTTTTAGCCGCTCCACATTGCGCATGTTTGCCAGCTCGTCCTGTCCCAGGACCAGGACCATGCAGTTCCACACGTTCTCCAGCAGGCGGCTCAGCTGCAGCTCACTGATGGCAGGACCCCCACCGCAGCTCACCGCAATCAGCATCAGGCTCTCCTGAAAGACCCCCCAGACCACACGGCTCCCTCGATCTGTCTCACAGCTCATTAACTGAGCCCCATGGCCGGCGCCAAACATATGGACACCATTTAGGGAGCCGATGATGGAAAAGGGAAGCTGCTTTGCGGAGCCTCGTGAGAACAGAGGGACCCCACTGGTGGATGTGAGGCACAGAAGTTGGAGGGTCTCTGCTTGCAGCATAGTGAATGTAGACCAGGATTGAAAGTAGCTCTAAACACCAATCAGTGATGAAGACATCTTAAAAAGCCTTTAGGTGCACAAAGACAAAAGAAATGAACACATTAGATCTTCAACATTGAACATACTGCAAAAGACAAAAAGGTGGCATGACAACTGTGCGCGGTGAGATGGGGTAAGATGTCCTCCAGTCctaatgtgctttatttttttattctaacatGTTTAGCATGTGCAGCATGATGATGCAACAGCCAATGTGGCATTAATGGAAACTGATTTCCAGAatccagaatttttattttagttgttgtCATAGCAAAAACTGTAACAATATTCATTGAATCTTTTAGCAACTTATAAAAGAGGAcaatagaattaaaaaaacattataatacataaaaagaaaacaagtagatagaatagaaaaaataaatagtgaatgCTACGGTTTGAGGGttagaattttaattaataataaaaaaaacaagtagataaaatagaaatagaacatagagtgctagtgttagagggtcaagtgtAGATGGAAGAGAATGTGTCTATAGCCATTTCTGGAAGAAACTCGAGTTGGACGAGTCATTCCACCAGCAGCGAATGGATAAACTAAAAGTAATCCCACCCACTTCTTTAAAGAATGTATTAACTATGTTTATTAATATGTAggtattaatgttaatacataattatatatttattattaaaatatatattaattaatgatcctgttcattttatattatttgcatttaatatgatataatacTTTATATAACATACTAAATCAATTGTGCCATTGTGTTTTGTCAATTTAGCTGAATAATTGTATAACCGATGACAAAGCAGAACCCCAGTAAAAGAGATTAGTcttaagtacatttattttatgacttatgtaaatgattataaatatatgtacatgTTTAATTGCCCATATTTGAATTGAAGACACGTGACAGTCTATTTGAGACATTATGCTTTCTAACTCAATGCACTCAACAGGTTTTAATGCATATCAAAGATAAgtatatctgaaatatatatttgactcatgtaattaataaataataaccgGCGaaatccacaatttttttttagataataataatactagtcACAAAACTTGATCCACCAAATCCCTCATTAACTAAAAGGGAAAAACACATTGAGTTTGCCCCGGGCAGCATCTTAATGTTCCCCTTTACTAACTGGAAAAGCTGGTCTTCATGTGGTGAAGTGTATGCTAGCGTCACACATCTGCGTCAAAATGACGAAATTATTTTTGCTTGTGTATTCTTCGTCAGTCTTAATTGTGAACAAACCTGCTAACGTTGATCCACGCCGAAACATTCACAGCCTGCTGTAATACGCGTTAGTTCGCATAAGTTTGACCAGAGGTTTTTCCACACACAATTAAGCCGCTAATGACTTGAGTAGACAACtgctaataagaaaaaaaacaattcaataatGATCTTGCCTGACTTTGAGAGTTGTAAACTTCACGTATCCACAGCAACATCTAAGCGGTTCCGCTCTTCTTCGCAGCCAATGAAAGTAAAAGATAACTGGTGGCTCCATACCGCCACCTTCCGGAGACTACATGTGAACGCAAGTACAGTCTATAAAACACTTCACGATCTTGTTGTTGGTTCCGTTTAGAATTATTCAGCACTAAACTGCAAATATACGTATGGCTTACgctgatttaacattttattttattttatccctcCTGAACAGTCTCACTTTAAGTACAAAACtcttaatattaaataatcaacACCCTCTTATTTTCAATAACACTTGGATTAAGTCAAAATCTGAgggattatatttattattattattattttaacaggaATTAGCAACCAAAAATGGAATTTAAGACATGCCACAAGCCACAATTATTCACTGGCATGTTTAGAattgtggggggaaaaaatcaaatcaaatacattattattatttttttttgtacatttataatttaaatgggTCTTGCTACTGTGTTCTTTTTAAAACACGCAAAGTATTGTTTTAACCAtgccacaaataaaaaaaataaaataaaatataaaaactgagaTCAAATCAAAGCAGTATATTTAATGCCACTTATTATAAAGAATTAAATGCTTAGTTCATAccaaaatgaatgaatttcaCACCTTGAAATGCAATCAACTCTGTATTGACTCTCATTGTGTGACTCTTACACTTGACAAGTCAAATGTAAACCACTGGATATCTCTGAGTGATGCTGTTGTCTTTGGCATTGCTTAAGCATACGCTATCCATCTAATCAAGCCAAAGAAagtaattaatcatttaaacagtGAAGAAATCATGACACAATGTAATCAATCACAGTCATGGACGGGACTCCATTTTTCCTCAACCGCACAGACTTCAGTCAGCAAATTTCTGGTGAGAACATGGTTTGTTGTTTTTAGTCCTTTTAAGTCAGTATAAACCGCTGAAAGATGGTTTGTTTCATTTAACCTACTAGACTCTTATTTCCTCAACTAACTGAtaattctcacacacacaacgcatggcattttaaaaacattttattttagtccaGCTCTTTTCCTGTTCCTCTTTACGCCATCATAGCATACAGTATATAGCATCATCAGTTCTGAAAAAGCTGAATTGCTAAGCCTCATTTCTATCATGGTAAACAGTACCACAATGACAAGAATATGTGCCAGAGAACTAAATTATTCCATATTCAAGAAAGGAGGAGGCAGCTATtaaattacaaagaaaacaagtacAAGAAAAGTAATtcaatgtaattttacatttgtgaTTTAGATTTGCTGACTGGCTTTTCATTCGTAATACTTTATCCTGTGCAAACTACAAAATGGCTGTTTTGGGGGTCCCAAAAATCCAACATAAAGACAttaaataatttctgcacaattattttaggaatgaatgaGAAATCAAGAATTACAAATCACATCGCTGCCTTTTCAAGATTTTTACATTACATCAAGGTAGATTGACAGAAAATAACATTACAATTGATCGGAATGCAATTTTATGGCTTTTTGATTTTTCTTCATTAACAAGGCACCAGAGAGGAATGATAGGATTGTTGCACCTCATAGaagataaatcaataaaatcGGCAAAAAGCCTTAAAGAAAGGCTCCTTGGCAGAGTCGCAGAACTGGCAAGGAGTGGATACTTGAGACATCACTGGTCCTCTTTACATACCCATCCGGATGCTCTGAATGATCTGGAATATTGctgaggagaagaaaaaaaaaagagtgacatTACAGAAAAGTTGAGGAGGAAGTCAATCTTAACATACATTTTCGGGTATATAATGGGACATTGCACTAGTGGATATCTAGGTTTCTTCCCGCTTTTGTCtcataaaagtaaaaagtattctGAATTTCCAAAAAGGGTGTTATCTCTAACAAAGCAAATCTTATTCTTTTGTGGATCGATTCAAATAAAAAGATTGCAAAATCACCCAAGCAACAAAAGTGAGGGCAAGATGACCAAAAACATGCAACGCAAATATAATTTGTACAAAGCTAACAGATTCTTGAAGGCAATGAGTAAAAACTCTATGAGAGCTGAAGGCAACTCAGAAGAATGTGCCACTTCAGATCTGGATGGTGTGGTTTATGACGTTGTCAAAAAGACTACATCTTTAAAGCTATGTCTCAAAGCCTCCAAGCTGGCAATGAGATCCACTACCTTTCCTGTGAGTACTTAAGCGGCTGTTGGAAATGTTTTTCAATGCGGTTTCCAGAATAGTAACACCTGCAGATCCACGTGTTGCACCCAGTGAAATCAAGCAGATAAACTCATGCTATCAGTCCGGCCTTGTCCATGTAAACAGTGTGCATTATTATCTCAGCCTTCACTACAGTGCAAGGTCTCACAGTGTGTGCCAATAAATGAGTGGAGGTCCGCTTTGTCTGCCTACCTTGGGCTAAACAAAAAGTACAGCATATGCTAgtataacaataaaataccatCTAATGTAATGCGTTTCTCATTTGATGTGGATGTGACAGATCACTCGTTCATGTATTTGTGTTGGTTACTcacctgaaccacagacaacaaaGATGAAGAGCGCCAAGAGCCACGGTCCTACCGAGACTTTATCATCACTGACGTTTCTCTGCGTGAATTTACAGTCAGGTCAGATGAAAATGCGCATTTTCGTTGTCATTTAATTGTAGTAGTACAGTCCGATTTAGCTTTATTAAGAACCACTATTTTACTGCAAAACTAGTAACTATTTATATTAATAGTTTAATCAAACGTCTTAGTTTGCAATCTGTTAAGTTAATAAACTACATTAAGTTAATTTGACTTCTGTTGATACGCTATCGAAGATCACGAAGAATTGCGTTACCGAGGATTTGACGTTGCCTCTCTGGGTGATGTTTTTGCTGTGTTTCTCGTTGGCCATACGAATCCTCTGTTTGGCGACCATCGTTGCAGATGCTGGTGGTTTGTGAAGTGAGCTGGAGACGGTCACAAATATGACGAACACAAATTAGTGAGGATGAAAAGAAAACGACGTCGATTTTTGTCTACGTACCACGTACCCAGAATGTCAGCTCCGCCCACACCGGAAAAACGCAAATGGGCTGACGCTCGGGCCGCCCAGCTTTTTGAAAAGAACGTTAACACGATGTTTGCTAAAATTAGCTCTTAACATTTTGTGTCAGCCTTGCGTAGTGTGTCATAAAGCTTGTTAAACCTTTCTTATCGATAATACCTTAAATTGGGATATATATCTGGGATTCATGCACAGTGTATGTGGTATTCTTATTAAGTTACATGCCAGTTATATTTGGTTTAAAACAGCCAGTAGTGTAACATTA is part of the Carassius auratus strain Wakin chromosome 27, ASM336829v1, whole genome shotgun sequence genome and encodes:
- the fuz gene encoding protein fuzzy homolog → MLQAETLQLLCLTSTSGVPLFSRGSAKQLPFSIIGSLNGVHMFGAGHGAQLMSCETDRGSRVVWGVFQESLMLIAVSCGGGPAISELQLSRLLENVWNCMVLVLGQDELANMRNVERLKRELRSCYRLIDLLLERVSDEQGFMGDLTQCADCLLLSNSGLLQEALDSFTQAAESEFGCLLVHGRVAQATEKWWSRLSSQEVVVLSVLVHSLSGASSCDYPVFLPQGSPTVAIRLLSFQLLPGVHVCVLCGPKPSLYKAENELIGRFWSTFVENLRSCLEQAKHSTLPPSVSLRWDIQALLLINRESRRAVTVCPRVRSGAPSEATPLLSSGRRLELLRLFYTFAMTRYFNPQEASVSSALTTSEDFSQGFTHVPVQCYLVTDECKCYGLQSSQHQLFLLMDLSVPTFALRTVATQTLSAITAATGF
- the zgc:92744 gene encoding stress-associated endoplasmic reticulum protein 1; the protein is MVAKQRIRMANEKHSKNITQRGNVKSSRNVSDDKVSVGPWLLALFIFVVCGSAIFQIIQSIRMGM